The following proteins come from a genomic window of Pichia kudriavzevii chromosome 1, complete sequence:
- a CDS encoding uncharacterized protein (PKUD0A02400): MFPSLDVIQENFEDVPLDFNTQAQQTFYNVNRPNSSRSLNNISKSKLSRFNYSNSSFSNSSKELLLTPSQRLKIIKHQRLEKSQDKLSTNYPENFNTSDFLSDDVIPDDMIVFDVPSLYSLQTLSTNKLKARKPSLRRRNSVSSSTASTTETIITNTHNINQRIEESTGVVNANSSMQVVQNRTSLLSNSTHSSVVSSPATRTSSIFSHTSDVSDFRSSIEEASSPLSKEVKLLSLNKDIKLEESLQRMTMLKNMSKLSQIDSPTPDTEKIHYLTTTRQQNLPPKTKYEILKHEKDYHDLLEAELYHEQENLRKHQLLQEKLKSQRERDEKSWKKVIDNYDKLVKLPQTRELWWRYVPSKYRYKIWERQIISVKKTTIEAELIIESLEKASEIINDACDFKIIKDELRKKQKEKEYQNIRENISFIEKVSYRLQFAFPELHIFQFGEHFDNVLHIAVAFERLKTKNRKLEPIMIESLINLICVFYYVFQDLFTSLNCFVSLILRKLPFAMLTASDADIPSTLAEDLQMENTQPPYLKDIKDQCDKYLLQLIPPLFNHFVQADINPLKVIQGLTCCFFTNQLEFDIVLRVIDIYLFEGDIMLLRTSLALLKRISYKLYGSNEEVYSLLNSNKLFKITPTLNVGETTDFINEIRNVLKKEKTQN, from the coding sequence ATGTTTCCATCTCTTGATGTCATCCAAGAAAATTTCGAAGATGTCCCCTTAGACTTTAATACCCAAGCACAACAGACTTTTTACAATGTAAATAGGCCAAACTCATCACGCTCTTTGAATAATATATCAAAATCTAAGTTGTCAAGATTTAATTACTCTAATAGCTCTTTCTCTAATTCTTCCAAGGAGTTGTTATTGACTCCATCTCAAAGATTAAAAATAATTAAGCATCAACGACTAGAAAAGTCCCAAGATAAGCTATCAACCAATTACCCTGAAAACTTCAATACATCAGATTTCTTATCTGACGATGTTATTCCTGATGATatgattgtttttgatgTTCCTTCCCTTTACTCTCTGCAAACATTGTCAACAAACAAACTAAAGGCTCGGAAACCCTCTCTTAGACGCAGAAACAGTGTATCTTCATCCACCGCATCGACTACTGAAACAATTATTACAAATACCCACAATATTAATCAACGAATAGAGGAATCTACAGGTGTAGTTAACGCCAACAGTTCAATGCAAGTAGTACAGAACCGCACTTCGCTTCTGTCTAATTCGACTCACTCTTCGGTCGTTTCGTCTCCGGCTACAAGAACCTCATCTATTTTCTCTCACACCTCTGACGTCTCAGATTTCAGAAGTTCCATAGAAGAAGCATCAAGTCCTCTATCGAAAGAAGTCAAACTTTTGTCTTTAAATAAAGACATAAAACTAGAAGAATCGTTGCAAAGAATGACCATGTTAAAGAATATGTCAAAGTTATCTCAAATTGATTCCCCGACCCCTGATACAGAAAAAATTCATTATTTAACTACCACAAGGCAACAAAATCTACCACCTAAAACTAAATATGAAATACTGAAACATGAAAAAGATTACCATGATTTACTCGAGGCAGAGCTTTACCATGAGCAAGAAAACTTGAGAAAGCATCAATTGTTGCaggagaaattgaaatcacaACGTGAAAGGGATGAGAAATCATGGAAGAAGGTCATCGACAATTATGATAAACTGGTCAAACTTCCACAGACGAGAGAACTTTGGTGGAGATACGTACCTAGTAAATATAGATATAAGATCTGGGAGAGACAAATTATCAGCGtcaagaaaacaacaattgAAGCAGAACTCATTATTGAAAGTTTGGAGAAGGCTTCAGAAATAATCAATGATGCTTGTGacttcaaaataatcaaGGATGAACTAaggaagaaacaaaaggaaaaggaatatcaaaatataaGAGAAAACATatcttttattgaaaaagtttccTACAGGTTACAATTTGCATTTCCTGAACTTCATATTTTCCAGTTTGGTGAACATTTTGATAATGTCCTGCATATAGCTGTTGCGTTTGAGCGTTTAAAAACTAAGAACCGCAAGCTTGAGCCAATTATGATCGAGAGCCtaatcaatttgatttgTGTTTTTTATTATGTTTTCCAAGATTTATTTACATCACTTAATTGTTTTGTCTCCCTAATCCTAAGAAAATTACCATTTGCTATGCTCACGGCCTCAGACGCTGATATACCGTCTACCTTAGCTGAGGATTTACAAATGGAGAATACCCAACCAccttatttgaaagatatcAAGGATCAATGTGATAAATATCTACTTCAGTTGATACCCCCATTATTTAACCATTTTGTGCAGGCTGATATAAATCCGCTCAAAGTGATACAAGGTTTAACGTGTTGTTTTTTCACAAATCAACTGGAATTTGATATAGTATTGCGGGTTATTGATATATACCTATTCGAAGGAGACATAATGTTGTTAAGAACTTCACTTGCATTGTTGAAAAGGATATCGTATAAACTGTATGGGAGTAATGAGGAAGTTTACTCTTTACTGAATTCAAATAAGCTGTTTAAGATAACTCCAACACTAAATGTCGGAGAAACGACTGATTTTATCAACGAGATTAGAAACGttttaaagaaagaaaaaacacaGAATTAA
- a CDS encoding uncharacterized protein (PKUD0A02410; similar to Saccharomyces cerevisiae YLR335W (NUP2); ancestral locus Anc_4.164) — protein sequence MSGKRTKQQLTKDQVLARGADVDSSDGESQMDTPQVASAEVMATRKIAGANRRFMKRATRPSADANAALSIKQNKTSAIFNGDVTYDSLTISQMKSLNANFLKSVNDGINKNPIADFSEICSKYLDYVKKVQEKKIDVKRLDVPKVEIKADVIKSADDKTKPNPFAMFASLNKSTEPESNQVTVSKAEISHQSSQPIKVEADPDSDNSDDSEKKQVEIKGPEFKIGELPKAKGGFKFGYVPPKDDSDSEDIEIKGPTFSTNVKISDAVFKFPTETNVKKEEVKPAFSFGKPEDKNEETKPAFSFGKPEDKKEETKPAFSFGKPEDKKEETKPAFSFGKPEDKKEETKPAFSFGKPEDKKEETKPAFSFGKPEDKKEETKPAFSFGKPEDKKEETKPAFSFGKPEDKKEETKPAFSFGKPEDKKEETKPAFSFGKPEDKKEETKPAFSFGKPEDKKEETKPAFSFGKPEDKKEETKPAFTFGSNTATQPSNTTSAFQFGSSNSSSGTSAPSYAFSFGKKEGSKSDTSNPFNFGSNATFNNTSSSVFNFTAPSAKQTQSANGEDRESSKADVDPDANEAEKDTVQGSFAVVNLTKKVDVQNGEENEDVLILKRSKITKFNTETKAYDNVGVGEFKILKNVSNSKSRILVRSDGSGNVLLNVRVLPQMKYELMGEKKNMLRIPSVTSDGNLETYIARVKTSADGEELLKTIQSCQ from the coding sequence ATGTCCGGTAAGAGAACCAAACAACAGTTAACGAAAGATCAGGTCCTGGCACGTGGGGCTGACGTTGACTCTTCTGATGGTGAATCACAAATGGATACTCCACAAGTAGCATCTGCTGAAGTTATGGCTACTCGTAAAATTGCTGGAGCCAATAGGAGATTCATGAAGAGAGCCACTCGTCCGTCTGCTGATGCAAATGCCGCACTTTCTATTAAGCAGAATAAAACTAGTGCCATTTTTAACGGGGATGTTACTTACGATTCTTTGACTATCTCGCAAATGAAGTCATTGAATGCAAATTTCCTGAAATCTGTTAATGATGGCATCAACAAAAATCCGATTGCTGACTTTTCTGAGATTTGTTCTAAATATTTAGATTATGTGAAGAAGgtacaagaaaagaaaattgacGTTAAGAGACTTGATGTTCCAAAGGTAGAAATCAAGGCTGATGTTATCAAGTCTGCCGATGACAAAACAAAGCCAAATCCATTTGCAATGTTCGCCTCACTTAATAAATCAACTGAGCCCGAGTCCAACCAAGTTACAGTGTCGAAGGCAGAAATTTCCCACCAATCTTCACAACCAATTAAGGTCGAGGCCGATCCAGATTCAGATAACAGTGATGATAGTGAGAAGAAACAAGTTGAAATAAAAGGACCTGAGTTCAAGATTGGGGAATTACCCAAAGCTAAAGGCGGATTTAAATTTGGTTATGTCCCTCCAAAAGATGATTCTGATTCTGAGGATATTGAGATTAAAGGTccaacattttcaactaaTGTGAAGATTTCAGATGCTGTATTCAAGTTTCCTACTGAGACAAAtgtaaaaaaagaagaggtGAAGCCTGCATTCTCTTTTGGAAAGCCAGAAGATAAGAATGAAGAGACTAAACCTGCATTCTCCTTTGGAAAGCCAGAAgacaagaaggaggagaCTAAACCTGCATTCTCCTTTGGAAAGCCAGAAgacaagaaggaggagaCTAAACCTGCATTCTCCTTTGGAAAGCCAGAAgacaagaaggaggagaCTAAACCTGCATTCTCCTTTGGAAAGCCAGAAgacaagaaggaggagaCTAAACCTGCATTCTCCTTTGGAAAGCCAGAAgacaagaaggaggagaCTAAACCTGCATTCTCCTTTGGAAAGCCAGAAgacaagaaggaggagaCTAAACCTGCATTCTCCTTTGGAAAGCCAGAAgacaagaaggaggagaCTAAACCTGCATTCTCCTTTGGAAAGCCAGAAgacaagaaggaggagaCTAAACCTGCATTCTCCTTTGGAAAGCCAGAAGATAAGAAGGAAGAGACTAAACCTGCATTCTCCTTTGGAAAGCCAGAAgacaagaaggaggagaCTAAACCTGCATTCTCCTTTGGAAAGCCAGAAGACAAGAAGGAAGAGACTAAACCTGCATTTACATTTGGCAGCAATACTGCTACACAACCTTCAAACACAACAAGTGCATTTCAATTTGGGTCGAGTAATTCAAGTTCAGGGACATCCGCTCCTTCTTATGCGTTTTCTTTTGGTAAAAAAGAAGGCTCTAAATCCGACACTTCTAACcctttcaattttggcTCAAACGCTACCTTTAACAACACTTCGTCCTctgtttttaatttcacAGCACCATCAGCTAAACAAACACAGTCTGCCAATGGAGAAGATAGGGAAAGTTCCAAGGCTGACGTTGATCCAGATGCGAACGAGGCAGAAAAGGATACCGTTCAAGGTAGTTTTGCCGTTGTGAATCTGACGAAAAAAGTTGATGTCCAAAACggtgaagaaaatgaagatgtGCTAATATTAAAGCGTTCGAAAATTACGAAGTTTAATACCGAGACAAAAGCTTATGACAATGTGGGTGTTGGtgaattcaaaattttgaaaaacgtttcaaactcaaaatcaagaattcTTGTCAGATCTGATGGTTCAGGAAATGTTTTGCTAAATGTACGTGTTCTTCCTCAAATGAAGTATGAGTTAATGGGcgagaaaaagaatatgCTCAGAATTCCATCTGTGACCTCTGATGGGAACCTAGAAACCTACATAGCTAGAGTTAAAACATCCGCGGATGGTGAAgagttattgaaaactattcAGAGTTGCCAATAG